Within the Pecten maximus unplaced genomic scaffold, xPecMax1.1, whole genome shotgun sequence genome, the region gatttccctatataaactatagtaaagtttaccccctccccaggggcaaacgtgtgaccccagggtcatgaaattcacaattttggtaaagcaccttaagacccttccatctatgaagagtatttgattctaccatatctgagaaaagggaagaagatttttgaaattttagtcaatttgaccctttttggccccgcccaccagcccctgggggtcaactagggccaacatgtacataccatcaaactgtcatcccatgctgataatttgatacaagttagaatgaattccaatacaaagccaacaaataatagtcaaaaatgtgatttccctatattaactatagtaaagtttaccccctccccggGGGAAAAAGTGAGACCCCagagtcatgaaattcacaattttggtaaagcaccataagaccccttcatctatgaagagtatttgattctgacatatctgagagtagagaaagatttttgaaatttcagtcaatttgaccctttttggccccacccaccagccccgggggtcaaccagggccaacatgtacataacatcaaactgtaaccccatgctgataatttgaaccaagttagaatgaattccagtacaaatccaacaaataatagtcaaaaatgtgatttccctatataaactatagtaaagtttaccccctacccaggggcaaacgtgagaccccagggtcatgaaattcacaattttggtaaagcacctgaagagccttccttctatgaagagtatttgattctaacatatctgagagaagagaagaagatttttgaaatttcagtcaatttgaccctttttggccccacctctcaggcccctggggggttgggaccatataattcacaattttggttgaccttcagccatagagactttctgccaaatttcattgaattttgttcagtggttttggagaagaagtcgaaaatgtaaaaagtttacggacggacgacggacaaaaggcgattagaataggtcacttgagacttcgtctcaggtgacctaaaaactgaTTCTTATTAACAAAGGAACAGGGGCAATAATAAGGTgtattgcccccccccccccccccccccaaaaaaaatgtCCATTTATGATTTCATCAAGATACTTGTATCATGCATACTTTCCTATCAATTGAGTAGTTAGTAAGAAAATAAAACTAGTTAATAATATTACCTTTCTGCTATTTATGAACTGTAAAGTGCTACCTTAGGTTACATTGAGTTACTCCCCTTAACTAAACCTGATCTGGGAAGCGTGTGTGCTAACCCAGCACTACTCCATTAAAATGTTGATCTCCATGCTGTTAACACAGGCTTTCTGTTTGACATTAGTCTTTGGACTCGACCACAAAGATCTGTTCAAATACCACAATATAACAACTAGTTTTTCTATGTCCCACTAAAACGTACACAAAATATACTGCAGTCTAAGGTCCTAGTCTACGTGAATGCAAACTGATCACATGAACACAGGTTCGTTGATAGGTTGTCCtcaataaacatttcaacatCACATGGGCTTTGTATTTGATGTTTTGAATGATTTAATTTGATTGTTTGTCACTGTTCAATAACAGTTTTATTTACCAAACACTTTAACAAGATGATCGTACAAACGGTTGTTTTTACACCACTCCGTTCTTTCCTTTGCATAGTCTAAAACAGATTTGTCCTCCCTGTCCAGTATTGTTGTGATGTCATACTCACCTCCTGATGATtctatgtattgttttacatgtgatTCACACTCGGTGAACATGTCTACATCTGATGTATACCTAGCTATATAATGTAGGCAATGATGGCCGCCattatctacagctgtggttagtACTGGAAATGTCTcgcataaataaacacaaacctcccTGTGTCCTGACCTACAActcacatgtaacactgtctgtCCGTCATTATCTACAGCTTTGGTTAGTGCTGGAAATGTCTcgcataaataaacacaaacttcCCTGTGTCTTCTCATACAACTCGCATGTAACACTGTCTGTCCTCTAAtatctacagctgtggttagtgctggaaatgtttcacataaataaacataaatctCCCTGTGTCCTGACATACAActcacatgtaacactgtctGCCCTAATGGGTCCACTAACTGAGACATATACTGACTACACGCACAACTCCTATGTACCACACGACCATCTACTGTCTCGCACTTGTGTTGTTCGTCCTCAACTCTACACAAAGATTTAAGCACAATTCTCTCCACTGTCTGGAACATGGAACAGTTTCCTGTCTCAGCTACAACATGGAGCGGGGTTTGTCCCATATTATAAGTGTCATGTAATAAGTGTGGATAGGTGTCACACAACACACCCATCATCTCTTCTCTCCCATACCAACACGCCTCATGTAGGACATTGTAATTGTTCTCATCTCTCCGTGtaggaatgatgttatactgtatgtcaTTCTGTAGTAGTTTATGTAACAAACTCACACTCCCTCCCTCCACCACACAGAATGGTGTGTCATTGTCAGGTTTGACTCCCTCACATATAAGATGTAAAGCACATTCTTCAGCACCAAAAGAACATGCTTTATTTAACACACCAAGTTTATCAAGTTTTCTCTCATTCAACAATCTCACAAATCCTTCAACAAATACAGGATCCTTCCATACATCTAGAGACCAGATATAagtatcattataatacatgtaatactcTTTACACTCAAACTCTCGGAGTAGACGATCACACATATCTTTATAATGATCAGATGATATGACAATCATGTTTGCCGATGTTTTTGAGGTTGTGAGATAACTGAGGGACCTCCTGGGACAATTCTGTATGTAGCCAACTGGTGTTGTGTCTCCATACAGGAGAGCTACTGTGACATATATAGAATCATGATAAAATCTGTACACTTCATAATCAAACAACCAATGTTTCTCCTTTACTACCAAAAATCCTGATAATCTGTCTAAACTGTCTTTTACAAATCTGACTTTTTTCTCATATTCCAACATAGTTCTGTCAGTCTCACCATCAAACAGATCAGTTTTAAAAGATTTCAATAACAAAGTTTCGTTTACTTTATCATCATATGGGTCTAGATCTTTTACCTTTATCATCCCATTATTGAGGAAGAGAAACAAAAGGGCAGGACATTCCTCTGATCTTGACAAAGCTGATTTGAAAAAATGGAAAGGGTTTTGAAAGAATTTGACTCTGTCTTTCTGTACTTCAGGAACATCTCTAAAAATCCGACAACACTGTGGGAACCCAATATTAGGGGCACATTTAACAATTTCCTCCTTTTCTTCCTTTTCCCATGAAAACTCACTTGGCTTATATAGCtctaaaaattgttttttttcttcttctgtcAATTGATATGTATCAGCACTCAGATCAACAATATTGACATCAGTGAAAACATCTGCCAAGGAATGGGTTTTCaaagaattaaatatttcatttctgaCAGTGATGAGGATAAAATTAGCTTCAGTTGGGTCATCCCCACAAAGTTTCGGAATTACAGAGTTGACTCTTTTGTTCCACTCTTGTACCTCTTTCTCACGCAAATCTTTCTCCccaaaaatatcatcaataaaaataacagTTTTCGAAGATGGAGCCAATAAATCTAAGTGTTTGATGTTGTGAAGTTGAAGTGGTTGTCTGTTATGTTGTTCCTGACTCAGCCAGTGAAGGAGTCGAATGGCGGTGGAAGTTTTACCGTCTCCAGTGTTTCCCTTGAGAACTGCAATCCTGTTCTTTTGCAGCTTTTCTTTTCCATCACGGAAAGCACGAGTGTCAATGAAGcttttctttatttcttctGTGACCCTGGCCTTGGTGGTATCTAGATGAGAAATAAGGTAGAAGGATATTCGGATAATTATTAAGGTAAAAAAGCCATGCTGTAGAATTAGTGGTACTAATAGGATAGCATGATCAcaagtttaatatatttttgctCAAAATTATTCAGGTCGATAAAGGTTACATGATTCAAGTTTAATATTAATGCTGTTGTCCTTTGAAATTTTTGAAAACTAATAATGCTAGTGTTTAATATATCTATAGCAAACAACCACTTCTATTGTAACTAACATCCATAGCTGGTATCAAGCTCATGGCACGATATctaaataaattttattcaaaagaaaaatttgCTTTCATTTCCTCTGTAAAACCTTCTTCAtagaatttgaaaatattgttattgGGATCAAGTTCTGGTAAGATTTTATTCAGTCATTTTATATCCAATATATTCAGTCTCAGTCTCGGAATAGGGCTAATATGTAGGCATTGCCTGTTGCCCAATTCCCTTTGAATTAACatcttcaataaaatattctgaaatgaaaatactcagtctggtacatatatAAACCAATATCCTCATATCACAATTGATGAATACCAGATATGTAAATTTTAGTATTGACCAACCTAAGCTGCTTTCTATTCACCCAACAATTTGTTGTATTCATAAATCATCTGCCCCTTTCCTTTATACATTGGTGTTATTAAtcaaatgttacattttataaCAGTTTTGTAAGCAAAACATCTCTGATATAGAGTTATACTAACAAAGAGTGCTGAATCTTCAATAAGCAGCCCATTTAAAATGACACTGTCTTGATTTTTTCTTGATTGTATAATCATTAAGTAGGATGTGAAAAATTCCAAACATATTATATGGTGGGCTAAAAGTCAAATGTCATATTTCATTCACATGACAGAATAACAATATTCTGTCACACTTGtgaaattgtgaaatatttttgataattaacAATATGAAATGATTCAATAACCTCCAATATATCTCAtctttttatattacatgtgCCCGTCATTGAAAATATTGTGAGGACATCACTACACTAAGTAACAGTGAAATCTCTCCAGAACATGACCCCTTACATGTGTAGAACATGAACCCTTACATGTGTAGAACATGACCCCTTATATGTG harbors:
- the LOC117318550 gene encoding uncharacterized protein LOC117318550 (The sequence of the model RefSeq protein was modified relative to this genomic sequence to represent the inferred CDS: added 223 bases not found in genome assembly); the encoded protein is MCFLVLSGNPSIDVPTANTSHALKIHPNLQPMIDTTKARVTEEIKKSFIDTRAFRDGKEKLQKNRIAVLKGNTGDGKTSTAIRLLHWLSQEQHNRQPLQLHNIKHLDLLAPSSKTVIFIDDIFGEKDLREKEVQEWNKRVNSVIPKLCGDDPTEANFILITVRNEIFNSLKTHSLADVFTDVNIVDLSADTYQLTEEEKKQFLELYKPSEFSWEKEEKEEIVKCAPNIGFPQCCRIFRDVPEVQKDRVKFFQNPFHFFKSALSRSEECPALLFLFLNNGRVKKGDLDPKNSESVDRKKLDEAFQGIKLDHADKIRSLRKSLDVMFGSLVEKTKYYFYDGDDDDDDDDGDDDGD